The proteins below are encoded in one region of Pseudomonas sp. SCB32:
- a CDS encoding VWA domain-containing protein — MLLNLFNEMRAAKVPVSVRELLDLIDALKHRVVFADMDEFYYLARTIMVKDERHFDKFDRAFGAYFKGLEKLDDHLKALIPEEWLRKEFERLLTDEERAQIQSLGGLDKLIEEFKKRLEEQKERHAGGNKWIGTGGTSPFGSGGFNPEGIRVGDAGKRQGKAAKVWDQREYKNLDDQVELGTRNVKIALRRLRKFAREGAAEELDIDGTIDHTAKDAGLLNIQMRPERRNTVKLLLLLDIGGSMDAHVKVCEELFSACKTEFKHLEYFYFHNFIYESVWKNNLRRGSERTSTFDLLHKYGPDYKVVFVGDAAMAPYEITQAGGSVEHWNEEAGYVWMQRFMEKYKKLIWINPYPKDTWNYTASTGLVRELVKEQMFPLTLSGLEEGMRFLSRG, encoded by the coding sequence ATGCTGCTCAACCTGTTCAACGAAATGCGCGCGGCCAAGGTGCCGGTGTCGGTGCGCGAGCTGCTCGACCTGATCGATGCGCTCAAGCACCGCGTCGTGTTCGCCGACATGGACGAGTTCTATTACCTCGCCCGCACCATCATGGTGAAGGACGAGCGCCATTTCGATAAGTTCGACCGGGCCTTCGGCGCCTACTTCAAGGGCCTGGAAAAGCTCGACGACCACCTCAAGGCACTGATCCCCGAAGAGTGGCTGCGCAAGGAATTCGAGCGCCTGCTGACCGACGAGGAGCGCGCGCAGATCCAGTCCCTCGGCGGCCTGGACAAGCTCATCGAGGAGTTCAAGAAGCGCCTGGAAGAGCAGAAGGAGCGCCATGCCGGCGGCAACAAGTGGATCGGCACCGGCGGCACCAGCCCGTTCGGCTCCGGCGGCTTCAATCCCGAGGGCATCCGCGTCGGCGACGCCGGCAAGCGCCAGGGCAAGGCCGCCAAGGTGTGGGACCAGCGCGAGTACAAGAACCTCGACGACCAGGTCGAGCTGGGCACGCGCAACGTCAAGATCGCCCTGCGCCGCCTGCGCAAGTTCGCCCGCGAGGGCGCAGCGGAAGAGCTGGACATCGACGGCACCATCGACCACACCGCGAAGGATGCCGGCCTGCTCAACATCCAGATGCGCCCGGAGCGCCGCAACACCGTGAAGCTCCTGCTGCTGCTGGATATCGGCGGCTCCATGGATGCCCACGTAAAGGTCTGCGAGGAACTGTTCTCGGCCTGCAAGACCGAGTTCAAGCATCTGGAATATTTCTACTTCCACAACTTCATCTACGAGTCGGTGTGGAAGAACAACCTGCGTCGCGGCAGCGAGCGCACCTCTACCTTCGACCTGCTGCACAAGTACGGGCCGGACTACAAGGTGGTGTTCGTCGGCGACGCCGCCATGGCGCCCTACGAGATCACCCAGGCCGGCGGCAGCGTCGAGCACTGGAACGAGGAGGCCGGCTACGTCTGGATGCAGCGCTTCATGGAGAAGTACAAGAAGCTCATCTGGATCAACCCCTACCCGAAAGACACCTGGAACTACACCGCCTCCACGGGCCTCGTCCGTGAGCTGGTGAAGGAGCAGATGTTCCCGCTGACCCTGAGCGGCCTGGAAGAGGGCATGCGGTTCCTCTCCCGCGGTTGA
- a CDS encoding MoxR family ATPase gives MKFEGTQSYVATDDLKLAVNAAITLQRPLLVKGEPGTGKTMLAEQLAESFGARLITWHIKSTTKAHQGLYEYDAVSRLRDSQLGVDKVHDVRNYIKKGKLWEAFEAEERVILLIDEIDKADIEFPNDLLQELDKMEFFVYETNETIKAKQRPIIIITSNNEKELPDAFLRRCFFHYIAFPDRETLQKIVDVHYPKISGTLVSEALDIFFDVRKVPGLKKKPSTSELVDWLKLLMADNIGEAVLRERDPTKAIPPLAGALVKNEQDVQLLERLAFMSRRASR, from the coding sequence ATGAAGTTCGAAGGCACTCAGTCCTACGTCGCCACCGACGACCTCAAGCTGGCGGTCAACGCCGCCATCACCCTGCAGCGTCCGCTGCTGGTGAAGGGCGAGCCGGGCACCGGCAAGACCATGCTGGCCGAGCAGCTGGCGGAGTCCTTCGGCGCCAGGCTGATCACCTGGCACATCAAGTCCACCACCAAGGCTCACCAGGGCCTCTACGAGTACGATGCGGTCAGCCGCCTGCGCGACTCGCAGCTGGGCGTGGACAAGGTCCACGACGTGCGCAACTACATCAAGAAGGGCAAGCTCTGGGAGGCCTTCGAGGCCGAAGAGCGCGTGATCCTGCTGATCGACGAGATCGACAAGGCCGACATCGAGTTCCCCAACGACCTGCTGCAGGAACTCGACAAGATGGAGTTCTTCGTTTACGAGACCAACGAGACCATCAAGGCCAAACAGCGCCCGATCATCATCATCACCTCGAACAACGAGAAGGAGCTGCCGGACGCCTTCCTGCGCCGCTGCTTCTTCCACTACATCGCCTTCCCCGACCGCGAGACCCTGCAGAAGATCGTCGACGTGCACTACCCGAAGATCAGCGGCACGCTGGTCAGCGAGGCGCTGGACATCTTCTTCGACGTGCGCAAGGTGCCGGGCCTGAAGAAGAAGCCCTCCACCTCCGAACTGGTGGACTGGCTGAAGCTCTTGATGGCCGACAACATCGGCGAAGCCGTGCTGCGCGAGCGCGACCCCACCAAGGCCATCCCGCCGCTGGCCGGCGCCCTGGTGAAGAACGAGCAGGATGTGCAACTGCTGGAACGCCTGGCGTTCATGAGCCGCCGCGCTTCGCGCTGA
- the cysK gene encoding cysteine synthase A: MSRIYADNAQSIGNTPLVQINRIAPRGVTILAKIEGRNPGYSVKCRIGANMIWDAESSGRLKSGMTIVEPTSGNTGIGLAFVAAARGYKLILTMPSSMSLERRKVLKALGAEIVLTEPAKGMKGAIAKAEEILASDPAKYFMPVQFDNPANPAIHEKTTGPEIWNDTDGAVDVLVAGVGTGGTITGVSRFIKNTKGKPILSVAVEPISSPVISQTLAGEEVKPSPHKIQGIGAGFVPKNLDLSLVDRVATIADDDAKAMALRLMQEEGILCGISSGAAMAAAVKLAEEPNMQGKTIVVILPDSGERYLSSMLFDGLFDEQDLVQ; this comes from the coding sequence ATGAGCCGCATTTACGCAGACAACGCGCAGTCCATCGGCAACACGCCGCTGGTCCAGATCAATCGCATCGCCCCGCGCGGCGTCACCATCCTGGCCAAGATCGAAGGGCGCAACCCCGGTTACTCGGTGAAGTGCCGGATTGGCGCCAACATGATCTGGGATGCCGAGTCGAGCGGCCGCCTCAAGTCGGGCATGACCATCGTCGAGCCGACCTCCGGCAACACCGGTATCGGCCTGGCCTTCGTCGCCGCCGCCCGTGGCTACAAGTTGATCCTCACCATGCCCTCCTCCATGAGCCTGGAACGCCGCAAGGTGCTCAAGGCACTGGGCGCAGAGATCGTCCTGACCGAACCGGCCAAGGGCATGAAGGGCGCCATCGCCAAGGCCGAGGAAATCCTCGCCAGCGACCCGGCGAAGTACTTCATGCCGGTACAGTTCGACAATCCGGCCAACCCTGCGATCCACGAGAAGACCACCGGCCCGGAAATCTGGAACGACACCGATGGCGCAGTGGACGTGCTGGTGGCCGGCGTCGGCACCGGCGGCACCATCACCGGGGTCTCGCGCTTCATCAAGAACACCAAGGGCAAGCCGATCCTCTCGGTGGCCGTGGAGCCGATCAGCTCGCCGGTGATCAGCCAGACCCTGGCCGGTGAGGAAGTGAAACCCAGCCCGCACAAGATCCAGGGCATCGGTGCCGGCTTCGTGCCGAAGAACCTCGACCTGTCGCTGGTGGATCGCGTCGCCACCATCGCCGACGACGACGCCAAGGCCATGGCCCTGCGCCTGATGCAGGAAGAAGGCATCCTCTGCGGCATCTCCAGCGGTGCCGCCATGGCCGCCGCGGTGAAGCTGGCCGAGGAGCCGAACATGCAGGGCAAGACCATCGTGGTCATCCTGCCCGACTCCGGCGAGCGCTACCTGTCGAGCATGCTCTTCGACGGCCTGTTCGACGAGCAGGATCTGGTCCAGTAA
- a CDS encoding polyamine ABC transporter substrate-binding protein, translating to MKISAPLLSTLAISLAVSAGAAQADTVKIYNWSEYIAPETVPNFTKETGIQATYDVYDSNETLDGKLMTGKSGYDVVFPSNHFMAKQIQAGALKKLDKSQLPNWKNLNPVLMKALEVNDPGNEHGFPYLWGTTGIGYNSAKIKEVLGDNAPIDSWDIFFKPEYMEKLAKCGVAVLDNGPELLPITLNYLGLPHHSQKQEDYKKAEEALLKVRPYIRYFHSSKYVSDLANGEICMVVGFSGDILQAATRAKEAKNGVDVQYSTPKEGSPLWFDMVAMPADAPDEKAAYAFMNYLLRPEVMAGVSNSVHYANGNLAADPLVDKAIKADPAIYPPQDKMAKLFALESMPQKIDRLRTRIWNTIKTGK from the coding sequence ATGAAAATTTCCGCCCCGTTGCTCTCCACCCTCGCAATTTCCCTCGCCGTGTCCGCTGGCGCCGCCCAGGCCGACACCGTGAAGATCTACAACTGGTCCGAGTACATCGCCCCGGAAACCGTGCCGAACTTCACCAAGGAAACCGGCATCCAGGCGACCTATGACGTCTACGACAGCAACGAGACTCTCGACGGCAAGCTGATGACCGGCAAGTCCGGCTACGACGTCGTATTCCCGTCCAACCACTTCATGGCCAAGCAGATCCAGGCCGGCGCGCTGAAGAAGCTGGACAAGAGCCAGCTGCCGAACTGGAAGAACCTCAACCCGGTGCTGATGAAGGCGCTGGAAGTGAACGACCCGGGCAACGAGCACGGCTTCCCCTACCTGTGGGGCACCACCGGCATCGGCTACAACTCGGCGAAGATCAAGGAAGTGCTGGGCGACAACGCGCCGATCGATTCCTGGGACATCTTCTTCAAGCCCGAGTACATGGAGAAGCTGGCCAAGTGCGGCGTAGCGGTGCTGGACAACGGTCCGGAACTGCTGCCGATCACCCTGAACTACCTGGGCCTGCCGCACCACAGCCAGAAGCAGGAGGACTACAAGAAGGCCGAGGAAGCACTGCTCAAGGTGCGTCCGTACATCCGCTACTTCCACTCCTCCAAGTACGTCAGCGACCTGGCCAACGGCGAGATCTGCATGGTGGTCGGTTTCTCCGGCGACATCCTGCAGGCCGCCACCCGCGCCAAGGAAGCCAAGAACGGCGTGGACGTGCAGTACTCCACTCCGAAGGAAGGTTCGCCGCTGTGGTTCGACATGGTCGCCATGCCGGCAGACGCGCCCGATGAAAAGGCCGCCTACGCCTTCATGAACTACCTGCTGCGTCCGGAAGTGATGGCGGGCGTGAGCAACTCGGTGCACTACGCCAACGGCAACCTGGCCGCCGATCCGCTGGTGGACAAGGCGATCAAGGCCGACCCGGCGATCTACCCGCCGCAGGACAAGATGGCCAAGCTGTTCGCCCTCGAATCCATGCCGCAGAAGATCGACCGCCTGCGCACCCGCATCTGGAACACCATCAAGACCGGCAAGTAA
- a CDS encoding DMT family transporter codes for MISFNRSSLAALASTSLFVLLWSSAAIISKWGLAHASPMVFLIARFGTALAALLILSPLIGLRWPRERRQVRQAVLTGLVMLGVYPIFYLLALDQHVTPGVIATVLGVQPMLTSFLLERRHSATRLGGLALGLVGLVMVVYQSIGLSGLTFAGLACCLLALLSITGGSILQKNIRENPLGTLPLQYIAGLTLCLAVAPFQPLYVEWNTAFILSALWMGLMVSVLATVLLYRLIAAGDLVNVTSLFYLVPAVTALMDYLVFGNRLSALGLLGMGLIVAGLMLVFRKAGPARTSAATQAVDS; via the coding sequence ATGATTTCGTTCAATCGTTCTTCCCTGGCCGCCCTGGCCAGTACCTCGCTGTTCGTGCTGCTGTGGAGCAGCGCCGCCATCATCAGCAAGTGGGGGCTGGCCCATGCCTCGCCCATGGTCTTCCTCATCGCCCGTTTCGGCACCGCGCTGGCGGCGCTGCTGATCCTTTCACCGCTGATCGGCCTGCGCTGGCCACGCGAGCGCCGGCAGGTGCGCCAGGCGGTACTGACCGGCCTGGTGATGCTCGGCGTCTATCCGATCTTCTACCTGCTGGCGCTGGACCAGCACGTCACCCCCGGCGTCATCGCCACGGTGCTTGGCGTGCAGCCGATGCTCACCAGCTTCCTGCTGGAGCGCCGGCACTCGGCCACGCGCCTGGGTGGCCTGGCGCTGGGGCTGGTCGGGTTGGTGATGGTGGTGTACCAGAGCATCGGGCTGTCGGGCCTGACCTTCGCAGGATTGGCCTGCTGCCTGCTGGCACTGCTGTCGATCACCGGCGGCTCGATCCTGCAGAAGAACATCCGCGAGAATCCGCTGGGCACCCTGCCCCTGCAGTACATCGCCGGCCTCACCCTGTGCCTGGCCGTGGCGCCTTTCCAGCCGCTGTACGTGGAGTGGAACACCGCGTTCATCCTCAGCGCGCTGTGGATGGGGCTGATGGTCTCGGTGCTGGCCACCGTGCTGCTCTACCGGCTGATCGCCGCGGGTGATCTGGTCAACGTCACCAGCCTGTTCTACCTGGTGCCGGCGGTTACCGCGCTGATGGACTACCTGGTGTTCGGCAATCGCCTGTCCGCGCTGGGCCTGCTGGGCATGGGATTGATCGTGGCGGGATTGATGCTGGTGTTTCGCAAGGCGGGCCCGGCGCGCACTTCAGCAGCCACACAGGCGGTCGATAGCTGA
- a CDS encoding DMT family transporter, with product MSPAALLNLLGLAAIWGASFLFMRQLVPSIGVMPTAFFRVFLSALGLVAILLVLRTRWDFRGKFGRLLVIGVISSGIPVLMYSLAARVLPAGYSAIFNATTPLMGVLIGSLFFGESLTGSKALGVLLGLAGVAVLTGAGPVPLDAAVLWGAAACLVATTCYGFAGFITKRWINDQGGLDFGISALGSQIGATLCLLPAFLGTSLDMPLAPLFEPKILLALAGLGFLCTSFAYVLYFRLLASVGPLKTMTVTFLIPLFGVLWGVLLLDESLSWAHLQGGVLIAVALWLVLRPAPLAKVETAS from the coding sequence ATGAGTCCCGCAGCACTGCTGAATCTGCTCGGCCTGGCCGCCATCTGGGGTGCCAGTTTCCTGTTCATGCGCCAGTTGGTGCCAAGTATCGGGGTGATGCCGACGGCATTCTTCCGGGTGTTCCTGTCCGCCCTCGGGCTGGTGGCGATCCTGCTGGTGCTGCGCACGCGCTGGGATTTTCGCGGCAAGTTCGGGCGCTTGCTGGTGATCGGGGTGATCAGCTCGGGCATTCCGGTGCTGATGTACAGCCTGGCGGCGCGGGTGCTGCCGGCCGGTTATTCGGCGATCTTCAATGCCACCACGCCGCTGATGGGCGTACTGATCGGCTCGTTGTTCTTCGGTGAGTCGCTGACCGGCTCCAAGGCGTTGGGTGTATTGCTGGGGCTGGCCGGGGTGGCCGTGCTGACCGGTGCCGGCCCGGTGCCGCTGGACGCCGCCGTGCTGTGGGGTGCCGCTGCCTGCCTGGTGGCGACGACCTGCTACGGCTTTGCCGGGTTCATCACCAAGCGCTGGATCAACGATCAAGGTGGCCTGGACTTCGGCATTTCGGCACTCGGCAGCCAGATCGGCGCGACCCTGTGCCTGCTGCCGGCCTTTCTCGGTACCAGCCTGGACATGCCGCTGGCGCCGCTGTTCGAGCCGAAGATTCTGCTGGCCCTGGCCGGGCTGGGCTTCCTCTGCACCTCCTTCGCCTACGTCCTGTACTTCCGTCTGCTGGCCAGCGTCGGCCCGCTGAAGACCATGACGGTGACCTTCCTCATTCCGCTGTTCGGCGTGCTCTGGGGGGTGCTGTTGCTGGACGAGTCGCTGTCCTGGGCGCACCTGCAGGGCGGGGTGCTGATTGCCGTGGCACTGTGGCTGGTGCTGCGGCCGGCGCCGTTGGCGAAAGTGGAAACGGCCAGTTGA
- a CDS encoding GNAT family N-acetyltransferase has protein sequence MENMRIERCTEQHINGLTALYNHPAVARQVLQMPYQAPEMWRKRLTLDSERQVTLVALHEGEVVGSANLEQYPRARRSHCGAIGMGVAVTWQGRGLGTRLLAELLEVADNWMGLRRIELTVYTDNQPAIALYRKFGFEVEGQLREFALRDGVHADVLSMARLRRS, from the coding sequence ATGGAGAACATGCGCATCGAGCGCTGCACGGAGCAGCACATCAACGGCCTGACCGCCCTCTACAACCATCCCGCGGTGGCGCGCCAGGTGCTGCAGATGCCCTACCAGGCGCCGGAGATGTGGCGAAAGCGACTGACCCTGGACAGCGAGCGCCAGGTGACCCTGGTGGCGCTGCATGAGGGCGAGGTGGTCGGCAGCGCCAATCTGGAGCAGTACCCGCGCGCGCGTCGCAGCCATTGCGGCGCCATTGGCATGGGCGTGGCGGTCACCTGGCAGGGGCGTGGCCTCGGCACGCGGCTGCTGGCGGAGCTGCTGGAGGTCGCCGACAACTGGATGGGCCTGCGTCGCATCGAACTGACCGTGTACACCGATAACCAGCCTGCCATCGCGCTGTACCGCAAGTTCGGTTTCGAAGTGGAAGGGCAGCTGCGTGAGTTCGCCTTACGCGATGGCGTTCATGCCGACGTGCTGAGCATGGCGCGGCTGCGCAGGAGCTGA
- the aceK gene encoding bifunctional isocitrate dehydrogenase kinase/phosphatase: MAQHWPAIEIATLILEGFDDYRARFHQITDGAPARFEQALWQEAQRASAERINLYEEKVAETVERLTGAMAHIDLVDVERWPIAKSAYITLIDPRLDDELAETWFNSIFCGLFSHDNISDGTMFVHTTRPSLRAHARAPHTRLYRPGGHLRPTLEQIFDDYRFAVDYDDRERDLERMDSLLHANLPDWVCKDPTLTIELIGSVFYRNKGAYLVGRLFTPEEQWPLVFPLVHHEGRGIQFDTVITDEAEVSIIFSFTRSYFMVDVPVPAELVAFLKRLLPGKHIAELYTSIGFYKQGKSEFYRALINHLATTDDLFVMAQGVRGMVMSVFTLPGFNVVFKIIKDNFNPAKTVDHATVIQKYQLVKNHDRVGRLADTQQFADFRFPVGKFDPDCLAELLDVAPSTVVLEGDVVLIRHCWTERRMTPLNIYLEHATQAQVEEALNDYGLAIKQLAAANIFPGDMLLKNFGVTRHGRVVFYDYDEISYLTEVNFRHIPPPRYEEDELSSEPWYSVGPMDVFPEEFPRFLFVDLKQRRLFAKLHGNLFDADYWKSLQEQIRAGKVIDVFPYRRHESPEEALAR, translated from the coding sequence ATGGCTCAGCACTGGCCGGCGATCGAGATCGCGACCCTGATCCTCGAAGGCTTCGACGACTACCGCGCACGCTTCCACCAGATCACCGACGGTGCCCCGGCGCGCTTCGAACAGGCGCTCTGGCAGGAGGCGCAGCGGGCCTCGGCCGAGCGCATCAACCTGTACGAGGAAAAGGTCGCCGAAACCGTGGAGCGCCTGACCGGCGCCATGGCCCATATCGACCTGGTGGACGTGGAGCGCTGGCCCATCGCCAAGAGTGCCTACATCACCCTGATCGACCCGCGCCTGGACGACGAGCTGGCGGAAACCTGGTTCAACTCGATCTTCTGCGGCCTGTTCAGCCACGACAACATCAGCGACGGCACCATGTTCGTGCACACCACCCGGCCGTCCCTGCGTGCCCACGCGCGCGCCCCGCACACCCGCCTGTACCGCCCTGGCGGCCACCTGCGCCCTACCCTGGAGCAGATCTTCGACGACTACCGCTTCGCCGTGGACTACGACGACCGCGAGCGCGACCTGGAGCGCATGGACAGCCTGCTGCACGCCAACCTGCCGGATTGGGTGTGCAAGGACCCGACGCTGACCATCGAGCTGATCGGCTCGGTGTTCTACCGCAACAAGGGCGCCTACCTGGTGGGCCGCCTGTTCACCCCCGAGGAGCAGTGGCCGCTGGTGTTCCCGCTGGTGCACCACGAGGGGCGCGGCATCCAGTTCGACACGGTGATCACCGACGAGGCGGAAGTCTCGATCATCTTCTCCTTCACCCGCTCCTACTTCATGGTCGACGTGCCGGTTCCGGCGGAGCTGGTGGCCTTTCTCAAGCGTCTGCTGCCGGGCAAGCACATCGCCGAGCTGTACACCTCCATCGGTTTCTACAAGCAAGGCAAGAGCGAGTTCTACCGCGCGCTGATCAACCACCTGGCGACCACCGACGACCTGTTCGTCATGGCGCAGGGCGTGCGCGGCATGGTGATGAGCGTGTTCACCCTGCCCGGCTTCAACGTGGTGTTCAAGATCATCAAGGACAACTTCAACCCGGCCAAGACCGTGGACCACGCCACGGTGATCCAGAAGTACCAGTTGGTGAAGAACCACGACCGTGTCGGTCGTCTGGCCGACACCCAGCAATTCGCCGACTTCCGCTTCCCGGTAGGCAAGTTCGACCCGGACTGCCTCGCCGAACTGCTGGATGTGGCGCCCTCCACCGTGGTCCTGGAAGGCGACGTGGTGCTCATCCGTCACTGCTGGACCGAGCGCCGCATGACACCGCTGAACATCTACCTGGAGCACGCCACCCAGGCGCAGGTAGAGGAAGCGCTGAACGACTACGGCCTGGCGATCAAGCAACTGGCGGCGGCGAACATCTTCCCAGGCGACATGCTGCTGAAGAACTTCGGCGTCACCCGCCATGGCCGCGTGGTGTTCTACGACTACGACGAGATCAGCTACCTGACCGAGGTGAACTTCCGCCACATCCCGCCGCCGCGCTATGAGGAGGACGAGCTGTCCTCCGAGCCCTGGTATTCGGTGGGGCCGATGGATGTGTTCCCGGAGGAGTTCCCGCGCTTCCTGTTCGTCGACCTGAAGCAGCGCCGGCTGTTCGCCAAGCTGCACGGCAACCTGTTCGACGCCGATTACTGGAAAAGCCTGCAGGAGCAGATTCGCGCGGGCAAGGTGATCGACGTGTTCCCCTACCGCCGCCACGAATCGCCGGAGGAAGCGCTGGCGCGCTGA
- a CDS encoding Bro-N domain-containing protein: MNLSISPADDGLTATFFVRYNRQLRALLIEQQAWFVVRDLSKLLSRKIHEPFIERLDNDQRRHERLTGNPEPELLVNESGLYALLLVYCYHPENRSLRQWLSNEVMPALRDQYNRDARLPRRRMQHLLGESLPVMDWQGSLRVRWRDAVGLLENHLHA, from the coding sequence ATGAACCTTTCGATTTCCCCGGCCGACGACGGCCTGACCGCAACCTTCTTCGTCCGCTACAACCGGCAACTGCGCGCGCTGCTGATCGAGCAGCAGGCGTGGTTCGTCGTGCGCGACCTGAGCAAGCTGCTCAGCCGCAAGATCCACGAGCCTTTCATCGAACGCCTGGACAACGACCAGCGCCGCCACGAGCGACTCACCGGCAATCCTGAGCCGGAACTGCTGGTCAACGAGAGCGGCCTCTACGCGCTGCTGTTGGTGTACTGCTACCACCCGGAGAATCGCAGCCTGCGCCAATGGCTGAGCAACGAAGTCATGCCCGCGCTGCGCGACCAGTACAACCGCGATGCCCGCCTGCCGCGCCGGCGCATGCAGCACCTGCTTGGCGAGTCGCTGCCAGTGATGGATTGGCAGGGCAGCCTTCGGGTGCGCTGGCGCGACGCGGTGGGTTTGCTGGAAAACCACCTGCACGCCTGA
- a CDS encoding DUF2937 family protein, giving the protein MLRSYIRMVLFALGLMVAVQVPGFIKDYTQRIDAHRIEAAQSLQGFKDTSGQFFKGDLNALVAHYRGSADPVFQRDADNIERLLRRAQLFENEWQALQGGWAQRAWHMVTAPNPELLRETYENYRYQVVLEPEAIGWGLAGGLVLAWIAEVLMASLAALVGLGDRRHASRRHWN; this is encoded by the coding sequence ATGTTGCGCAGCTACATTCGCATGGTGCTGTTCGCGCTGGGCCTGATGGTGGCGGTTCAGGTGCCGGGCTTCATCAAGGACTACACCCAGCGCATCGACGCCCATCGCATCGAGGCCGCCCAGTCGCTGCAAGGCTTCAAGGACACCTCCGGGCAGTTCTTCAAGGGCGATCTGAATGCCCTGGTGGCGCACTATCGTGGCAGCGCCGACCCGGTATTCCAGCGTGACGCCGACAACATCGAGCGCCTGCTGCGCCGTGCCCAGTTGTTCGAGAATGAATGGCAGGCCCTGCAGGGCGGATGGGCCCAGCGTGCCTGGCACATGGTAACGGCACCGAACCCTGAGCTGCTGCGGGAAACCTACGAGAACTACCGCTACCAAGTGGTCCTGGAGCCTGAGGCCATCGGCTGGGGCCTGGCCGGAGGCCTGGTGCTGGCGTGGATCGCCGAGGTGCTGATGGCGTCGTTGGCGGCGCTGGTCGGCCTGGGTGACAGGCGCCACGCGTCGCGCCGGCACTGGAACTGA
- a CDS encoding class II glutamine amidotransferase → MCELLGMSANVPTDIVFSFTGLMQRGGGTGPHRDGWGIAFYEGLGVRLFQDPSASIDSEVARLVQRYPIKSETVIGHIRQANVGKVCLANTHPFVREMGGRYWTFAHNGQLADFHPEPGLYRPVGDTDSEAAFCDLLNRVRRAFPEPVPVEVLLPTLVRACATYREQGVFNCLLSDGDWLFTFCSSKLAWITRRAPFGPARLKDADLTVDFQSETTPDDVVTVIATEPLTDNENWTLMQGGEWMLWWRGEIVDQGRV, encoded by the coding sequence ATGTGCGAGTTGCTCGGCATGAGCGCCAACGTCCCGACGGACATCGTGTTCAGCTTCACCGGGCTGATGCAGCGAGGCGGCGGTACCGGCCCGCACCGCGACGGCTGGGGCATCGCTTTCTATGAGGGTCTCGGGGTGCGCCTGTTCCAGGACCCGTCGGCGAGCATCGATTCGGAAGTGGCGCGTCTGGTGCAGCGCTACCCGATCAAGAGCGAAACGGTGATTGGCCACATCCGCCAGGCCAACGTCGGCAAGGTCTGCCTGGCCAATACGCACCCCTTCGTGCGCGAGATGGGTGGGCGTTACTGGACCTTTGCCCACAATGGTCAACTGGCCGACTTCCATCCCGAGCCGGGGCTGTACCGTCCGGTGGGTGATACCGACAGCGAGGCGGCCTTCTGCGACCTGCTCAACCGTGTGCGTCGCGCCTTCCCCGAGCCGGTGCCGGTGGAAGTACTGCTACCTACGCTGGTTCGCGCCTGTGCGACCTACCGCGAGCAGGGTGTGTTCAACTGCCTGCTCAGCGACGGCGACTGGCTGTTCACCTTCTGCAGCAGCAAGCTGGCCTGGATCACCCGTCGCGCGCCGTTCGGTCCGGCGCGGCTGAAGGACGCCGACCTGACCGTCGACTTCCAGTCCGAGACCACGCCTGACGATGTGGTCACGGTGATCGCCACCGAGCCGCTGACCGATAACGAGAACTGGACCCTGATGCAGGGTGGTGAATGGATGCTCTGGTGGCGCGGCGAGATCGTCGATCAGGGACGCGTCTGA
- a CDS encoding HIT family protein, whose amino-acid sequence MDCVFCAIAAGRVPTHMLYEDNQFVVLLDLYPLRPAHLLVVAREHATYLHQLSESAQQSLMPLAERMQRVLRRAGYGRLGINLLVNDGPAANQHVEHFHLHLIPRELNDLPAMALRFFTRFLPLGRRRMHNRLERELHQLREAMLEEN is encoded by the coding sequence ATGGACTGCGTGTTCTGCGCCATCGCGGCCGGTCGCGTGCCGACCCATATGCTCTACGAAGACAATCAATTCGTTGTGCTGCTGGACCTCTACCCGCTGCGGCCCGCGCATCTGCTGGTGGTGGCGCGGGAGCACGCAACCTACCTGCACCAGCTTTCGGAAAGCGCACAGCAGAGCCTGATGCCGTTGGCCGAGCGAATGCAGCGCGTACTGCGCCGTGCCGGCTACGGCCGGCTCGGCATCAACCTGCTGGTCAACGACGGCCCCGCAGCCAACCAGCACGTAGAGCATTTTCATCTGCACCTGATTCCGCGTGAGCTGAACGACCTGCCGGCCATGGCGCTGCGCTTTTTCACGCGTTTCCTGCCGCTGGGGCGGCGCAGGATGCACAATCGCCTGGAGCGCGAGCTGCATCAGCTGCGCGAGGCAATGTTGGAGGAGAACTGA